Proteins from a single region of Butyrivibrio fibrisolvens:
- a CDS encoding zinc ribbon domain-containing protein: MANFFEKLGDSISKGAATVNQKANDLMETNKLNQDIKAAQAQKEADIVKLGQLLYNFKKNPGSAEPDYDAVIADMDSIDAKIDSLKKQLQDLRNEQICPNCGSAVPKGTAFCPNCGNKMPVPEVKPVNPCPSCGKENTPGDKFCQYCGTPLNQEAPAAEAAPVVEEAPAAEAPVLMCPQCGTPYNEGDKFCQNCGKTL; the protein is encoded by the coding sequence ATGGCAAATTTCTTTGAAAAACTCGGGGACAGCATTTCTAAGGGAGCTGCAACAGTTAACCAGAAGGCTAATGACCTTATGGAGACAAACAAGCTTAACCAGGATATCAAGGCTGCACAGGCTCAGAAGGAAGCTGATATCGTTAAGCTTGGTCAGCTTTTATACAACTTCAAGAAGAACCCCGGAAGTGCAGAACCGGACTATGATGCAGTAATTGCAGACATGGACAGCATCGATGCTAAGATCGATTCACTTAAGAAGCAGCTTCAGGATCTTCGTAACGAGCAGATCTGCCCTAACTGCGGTAGCGCAGTACCGAAGGGAACAGCATTCTGCCCTAACTGCGGTAACAAGATGCCTGTACCTGAAGTTAAGCCTGTAAATCCTTGCCCAAGCTGTGGTAAGGAAAACACACCTGGCGACAAGTTCTGCCAGTACTGTGGAACACCTCTTAACCAGGAAGCACCTGCTGCTGAAGCAGCTCCAGTTGTTGAAGAAGCACCTGCTGCTGAAGCACCAGTTCTTATGTGCCCTCAGTGCGGAACACCTTACAACGAAGGTGACAAATTCTGCCAGAACTGTGGAAAGACATTATAA
- the trpA gene encoding tryptophan synthase subunit alpha yields MTDIKIADAFKNGKAFIPFITGGDPDLDTTKELILALQDAGSDLIEIGIPFSDPIAEGPVIQEADERALAAGTTTDKLFDMLKELHDEGKVTVPMVFLTYANAIFAYGKEKFMKRCVESGMQGIIVPDIPFEEKEEFEDVANENGISIISMIAPTSEDRIKMIAKEAKGFLYVVSSMGVTGVREEFATNIEDMIATVREVSDIPAAVGFGISNPDQAQGMAEKSDGAIVGSAIVKIVGQYGKDCVPHVAEFARQLKDGVQKATA; encoded by the coding sequence ATGACAGATATTAAGATAGCTGATGCCTTCAAAAACGGTAAGGCATTTATACCATTTATAACAGGCGGCGACCCTGACCTTGATACAACAAAAGAGCTTATTTTAGCCCTTCAGGATGCAGGAAGCGACCTTATCGAGATTGGAATTCCTTTCTCCGATCCTATCGCAGAAGGCCCTGTAATTCAGGAAGCTGACGAAAGAGCCCTTGCAGCAGGCACCACAACAGACAAACTTTTTGATATGTTAAAAGAGCTTCATGATGAAGGTAAAGTTACAGTTCCCATGGTATTCCTTACATACGCAAATGCTATTTTTGCCTATGGAAAAGAGAAATTCATGAAGCGTTGCGTTGAAAGCGGAATGCAGGGAATCATCGTTCCGGATATACCATTTGAAGAGAAGGAAGAATTTGAAGATGTGGCAAATGAAAATGGTATATCAATTATATCTATGATCGCTCCTACTTCTGAAGACAGGATCAAAATGATCGCAAAAGAAGCAAAAGGTTTCCTTTATGTTGTATCATCAATGGGCGTAACCGGAGTAAGAGAAGAATTTGCTACCAACATCGAAGACATGATAGCTACAGTAAGAGAAGTTTCAGACATCCCTGCCGCTGTGGGATTTGGAATATCGAACCCTGACCAGGCACAGGGCATGGCTGAAAAGTCAGATGGTGCCATAGTAGGATCTGCTATCGTTAAGATCGTAGGCCAGTATGGAAAAGACTGTGTTCCCCATGTAGCAGAATTTGCGAGACAGTTAAAGGATGGAGTTCAGAAGGCAACAGCATAA
- the trpB gene encoding tryptophan synthase subunit beta, with product MVTKGRFGKFGGQYVPETLMNAITELEEAYNKYKDDPEFNKELTDLFNNYAGRPSLLYEAKKMTQDLGGAKIYLKREDLNHTGAHKINNVLGQCLLAKRMGKTRVIAETGAGQHGVATATVAALMGLECEIFMGKLDTERQALNVYRMRLLGAKVNAVESGTGTLKDAVNAAMKEWSSRVADTHYVLGSVMGPYPFPTIVRDFQAVISREIKSQMLEKEGRLPDAVLACVGGGSNAIGAFYDFIEDEEVELIGCEAAGEGADTPRTAATIATGKLGIFHGMKSLFCQNEDGQIAPVYSISAGLDYPGIGPEHAYLNDIGRAKYVAVTDEEAVEAFEYLSKTEGIIPAIESSHAVAYAMKLAPKMSKDKIIVINLSGRGDKDVAAIARYRGENLQD from the coding sequence ATGGTAACAAAAGGCAGATTCGGAAAATTTGGTGGCCAGTATGTTCCTGAGACACTTATGAATGCGATCACGGAACTTGAAGAAGCCTATAACAAATATAAGGATGACCCTGAGTTTAATAAGGAACTTACTGATCTTTTTAATAACTATGCAGGACGTCCATCGCTTTTATATGAAGCTAAGAAGATGACACAGGATCTTGGCGGAGCAAAGATATATCTTAAGCGTGAAGACTTAAACCATACAGGAGCACACAAGATCAACAACGTACTTGGACAGTGCCTTCTTGCAAAGCGCATGGGTAAGACAAGAGTCATAGCTGAGACAGGTGCAGGCCAGCACGGCGTTGCTACTGCTACTGTTGCTGCTCTCATGGGTCTTGAATGTGAGATCTTCATGGGTAAGCTTGATACAGAGCGTCAGGCTCTTAACGTATATAGAATGAGACTTCTTGGTGCCAAGGTTAACGCAGTAGAGTCAGGAACAGGAACACTTAAAGACGCCGTTAACGCAGCCATGAAAGAATGGAGTAGCCGCGTAGCTGATACCCACTACGTACTTGGCTCAGTTATGGGACCATATCCTTTCCCTACTATCGTTCGCGATTTCCAGGCAGTTATCTCCAGGGAGATCAAATCCCAGATGCTGGAAAAAGAGGGACGACTTCCCGATGCAGTTCTCGCCTGCGTAGGCGGAGGATCAAATGCGATCGGAGCTTTTTACGACTTTATCGAAGATGAGGAAGTTGAGCTTATTGGCTGCGAGGCAGCAGGCGAAGGCGCTGATACACCAAGAACAGCTGCGACAATAGCTACAGGTAAGCTTGGAATATTCCATGGTATGAAGTCACTCTTTTGCCAGAATGAAGATGGTCAGATCGCACCGGTATATTCAATCTCAGCTGGTCTCGACTATCCCGGAATCGGACCTGAGCACGCATATCTTAACGATATAGGTAGAGCTAAATACGTGGCTGTTACTGATGAAGAAGCTGTAGAGGCTTTTGAATACCTTTCAAAAACTGAAGGAATAATCCCTGCGATCGAGAGTTCACACGCCGTTGCTTATGCCATGAAGCTTGCTCCAAAGATGAGTAAGGACAAGATCATCGTAATTAACCTGTCAGGTCGCGGGGACAAAGACGTTGCAGCAATCGCTCGCTACCGCGGTGAGAATCTTCAGGACTAA